The Streptomyces sp. ALI-76-A nucleotide sequence GGAACGCGTGAGCGGGGAGTCGACGACTCCCCGCTCCTGAGCGATCCCGGCCGGTAGCGATCCCGGCCGGTAGCGATCCCGGCCGGTCAGCGGCGCAGCGGGAGCATACGCCTCGCGCGTGCCCTCCCGCGCCGCTCCCGCGGTCGGCCCGACGGGCCGGCAGCCGGGCCGGCCGGGTCCGTCAGGCGGTCTCCTGACCGAACACCTCCAGGTACGTCTCGCAGAACGCCTTCAGGTCGTCCGGCTTGCGGCTGGTGACCAGCTTGTTGGTGCCGTGGTCGCAGACCTTCACCTGCTCGTCCACCCAGGTGCCGCCCGCGTTGCGGATGTCCGTCCGCAGACTCGGCCAGGAGGTGAGCACCCGGCCGCGGACGACGTCCGCCTCGACGAGCGTCCAGGGGGCGTGGCAGATCGCGGCCACCGGCCGCCCCTGCGCGAAGAAGTCCCGCACGAACGCCACGGCCTTCTCGTCCATCCGCAGGAAGTCCGGGTTGGCCACCCCGCCCGGCAGGACCAGCCCGCCGAAGGAGTCGGCCGACGTCTCGCCGACCACCTCGTCCACACGGAACGTGTCGGCCTTGTCGAGGTGGTTGAACGCCTGGATCTCACCGGACCGGGTCGACACGAGCACGGGTTCGTGGCCCGCGTCCTTCGCCGCCTGCCACGGATCGGTCAGCTCGACCTGCTCGACGCCTTCGGGCGCTGTCAGAAACGCGATGCGCATGGTGGTTCGACGTCCTTCCCTTTGGAACTTCGCAACCTCTGGCGCGCGTCAGCGGGGGCTCGGCGACCTCGCCGCCGTCGCGCGCTTCTTACCGTTCTGTCGTTGCCCACGTGCCTGCTCGCGTCCCCGGCCGCGCGGCAGCGGCCACCGACGCGACACGCGGTACGGGCCGTCATGCCTCGGGGCCGTCCCGTCCCGGCCGCCCCGCGGCGGGACCCGACCTGGCCGGCGGGCGGGCCCCGCCCACCGGGACCGCACGCCGAACGGCGGCGGCTCCCCCGGCGGCGGTCCCGGCGGCCGGGACGGGCCCCTGCCTCACAGGGTCTCCCGTCCGTTGCTCTCCCGCACGGAGTCCGGTGCGGCCCGGCTGATGTCGGCGAGCGCCGAGTCCGGGTCCTGGGCCTCGGCGAGGTCGCCGAGGCTCACCATCCCGACCGGCATCCCGTCCTCGACGACCGGCAGCCGCCGTACGGCGTGCGCCCGCATCAGCGCGACCGCGGCCGACACCGGGTCGTCAGGGGCCACGATGACCGGGTCAGGCGTGCACACCGACCCGGCGCTCACCGTCAGCGGATCGATACCGTCGGCGACGGCCCGCACGGTGATGTCCCGGTCGGTGAGCACGCCGACGACGTGCTGCCCGTCCGCCACCAGGACGTCGCCGATGTCCTGCGCGCGCATCAACTGCGCCGCCTCGACGAGCGAGGAGTCCGGGCGGACGGCCACCACACCCGCCGTCATCACGTCCTTCACCAGGTCGGCTGTCACTGCCGGTCCTCCCTCCGGGTCACTGCCCGCGCCAGTTCCTGGACATTGGCGTAGCGCTCCTTGCGCGGCAGCCGCCCCACTGCCTCGGTCAGCGGGTCGGGCGCGTTCTTCCGGCGCAGGACGTGCACCAGGTCCCCGGTACTCGCGGGGAACGAGCCGCGGCCCAGGATCCGGGCCAGTTCCAGCCGGACCGCCTCCAGCGACGCCCCGGCGCGGCCCGGTGCCACCGGCCCGCCCGCGATCTGTGGATCGTCGTCGGCGGTCGGCTCGGGGTCGTGCCACTCCTCGGTCCGGGTGGGGTGCCCGGACCGCAGCAGACCCTGCAGTTCGTGTTTCATCTCGTCGTCACGGTGACGGCTCAGCCGGTCGCTGCCTCGCTGCATGTCTCCCTCCAGATCTTCGGGGGTGGCCACCGCGTACCCGAGGACCCGACGTCGACACGGGGTTTGTCCCCCGAATGGCGGGAGACCCGGCTCAGGCCCCCCGCGCACACTCCCGCGGAAGGACAGGCCATGGCGGTGCTCGCTGTGATCATCCCGCTTCTCATGCTCGGCGTGGTGCTGGCGCTGGGGCGCTACGAGGACCTGCTGTTGCCGGGCGAGGAGCCCGACCGTCCCGAACCGTCCGCCGCCCCGTCTCCGGTGGCCCCGGTCGCCCCCGTCGTTCCGGTGGTGCGACAGGAAACGGCTTCCTGACCCGGCGGGGTAGCAGGAGGCACCATGTCGCTCCGCGCCAGTGACATGTTCGGCGGATCGAAAGCCCACGAGCGTGGGAGGTCCCTGATCCTTTGATGTCTTCTGCAGCTGCGCCGGCGATGACGGGATCCGCGCCGGGAGACACCTCCGGTGAACGAGGTCCGCGTACGAGATCCGCGAGTAGCGGAAACCGGAACAGCGTTCTCGCCGATGTGCCGCCAGGGTGCGCGGACACACCCCTGCTGGCCAGCTGGACCGGGACCAACGACGACATCCAGCGGCCCGAACCAGCCGACGACTCCGAACCGGCCGACTCGTCCGAGACACCCGACTGACCGCCCGCCAGGAACCAGGGCTCCTCGGCAGGAGCAGTCAGGTCACTTCTTCTCCCGGCCCGGCAGGAACTCCTGCACCTTCGCCTTGAAGCCCTGCCTGACCATGGACGCGCTGTCCGCGTCGCCCCTGAGGATCGAGGCGGCCGTGGCCTCCATCTGGTCCCAGGTGGCGTGCGGCGGGACCGGCGGCACCGCCGGGTCGGTGAGGAACTCGATCACCGCGGGACCGTCCGCCTCCAGGCCGGCCCGCCAGCCCGCCTCGACGTCCTCCGGCTTCTCCACGCGGATCCCGGTCAGGCCCAGCGAGCGGGCGAACTCCGCGTACCGCACGTCGGGCAGCTCCTGCGAGGGCAGGAAGGACGGGGCGCCTCCCATGGCCCGCATCTCCCACGTGACCTGGTTGAGGTCGTGGTTGTTCCACACCGCCACGACCAGCCGCGGGTCCTCCCACAGATCGCGGTACTTCGCCGCCGTGATCATCTCGGCCAGGCCGTTCATCTGCATCGCGCCGTCCCCGACCAGCGCGATCACCGGCCGGTCCGGGTGTGCGAACTTCGCGCCGATGGCGTACGGCACGCCGCAGCCCATCGTCGCCAGCGTCCCCGACAGCGAGCCGCGCATCCCCGGCCGCATGGTCAGGTGCCGCGCGTACCAGTTCGCCGCCGAGCCCGAGTCCGAGGTGACGATCGCGTCGGACGGCAGCAGCGCGTCCAGCGTGTGCGCCACGTACTCCGGGTTGATCGGATCGGCCGACTGCAGCGCCCGCCGCTCCATCACCCCGCGCCACCGCTTCACGTTCGCGCACACCGTCTCGTACCAGTCACGCTCGCCGCGCTCCGCGTCCAGCAGCAGGATCAGCCGCTGAAGCGTCGCCTTCGCGTCCCCGACGAGGTTCACCTCGTACGGATACCGCATCCCGACCATGTGCGGGTCGATGTCGATCTGCACGCCCCGCGCCTTGTCGAACTCCGGCAGGAACTGCGTGTACGGGAACGACGACCCGATGGTCAGCAGGGTGTCGCAGTCCCGCATCAGCTCGTACGACGGGCGGGTGCCGAGCAGTCCGATCGAGCCGGTGACGTACGGGAGTTCGTCACTCAGGACGTCCTTGCCGAGCAGCGCCTTGGCGACGCCCGCGCCGAGCATCTCCGCGACCCGCTCCACCTCGGCCCGCGCCCCGGCCGCCCCCTGGCCGACCAGAATGGCCACCTTGTCACCGGAGTTGAGGATCTCCGCCGCCCGCTGGAGGGACTCCTCGGACGGAATCGCCGTCCAGGAACTGCGGTCCAGGCTGGAGGGCACCATCTTGAACTCGTGTGTGGGCGGCGAGTAGTCGAGCTCCTGCACATCGCCCGGGATGATGACGGCCGTGGGACAGCGGCGCGCGTACGCGGTACGGATCGCCCGGTCCAGCACGTTCGGCAGCTGCTCGGGAACGGTCACCGTCTCCAGGAACTCGGAGGCGACGTCCTTGAACAGCGCGTGCAGGTCCACCTCCTGCTGATAGGAGCCGCCCATCGCGCTGCGGTGCGTCTGCCCGACGATCGCCACCACCGGCACATGGTCCAGCTTGGCGTCGTACAACCCGTTCAGCAGGTGGATCGCGCCGGGCCCCGAGGTCGCCACGCACACCCCGAGCCGCCCGCTGAACTTGGCGTACCCCACCGCTTGCAGCGCGGACATCTCCTCGTGCCGCGACTGGATGAAACGGGGCTGGTTCTCGGCCCGCCCCCAGGCGGCGAGCAGACCGTTGATGCCGTCGCCGGGATAGCCGAAGACCTGCTCCACACCCCACTCGCGCAGCCGCCGCAGAACGTGGTCGGAGACCTTGGTGCTCATATACGGACCTCCCGGCCATAGGTGACACACACAGCAGCCCTACGAGTCACCCGGCCCGCCCCCGGAAAACCTGCCCGGTTTGCGGCGCGGAGCCCGGGGCAGGCGCACTCACAGTGCTTCGGACCGGAGGCACGTCCGTCGGAGCGGCCCCTTCGCCGCCCCGGACGCGCCTGCGGCCTCCGCGGACGCGCTCCCACGGATTCCGTCCACCCCAAGCACGACCAAGGGAGTTGCGACGCACATGCCCACCCAAGTGAGCGCGAAGCACCACCCGCACGACGACGCACCCGACACGGCCGAGGCGTTCCGCAGGCTGGCCGAGCTGCCCCCGGGACCCGAGCGCGACACGCTCCGCGGGCAGATCGTCGAGGCCTGGCTGCCCATGGCCGACCGGCTCGCGGGACGCTTCCGCAGCCGCGGCGAGAGCCTCGACGACCTGCGCCAGGTCGCGGCCCTCGGCCTGGTCAAGGCCGTCGACCGCTACGACCCCGAGCGCGCCAACGCCTTCGAGAGCTACGCCGTGCCGACCATCACCGGCGAGATCAAGCGGCACTTCCGCGACCACATGTGGACGCTGCACGTACCGCGCCGGATCCAGGACCTGCGCAACCGCGTCCGCTTCGCCGGCCAGGACCTGTCCCAGACCATCTCCGGGCGCCGGCCCACCGTCGCGGAGATAGCCGAGCACGCGCAGATGAGCGAGGACGACGTGCGCGCCGGGCTGGAGGCACTGGAGAGCTTCACCGCGCTGTCCCTGGACGCCGAGCTGCCCGGCAGTGACGACGGGTACTCGCTCAGCGACGCGCTCGGGTCCTCCGATCCCGCGCTGGACACGGTCGTGGACCGGGAGGCGGTGAGGGCTCGGCTGGCCGCGCTGCCCGAGCGGGAACGGGCGATCCTGTACATGCGGTTCTTCAAGGACATGACCCAGAGCCGGATCGCCGAACAGCTGGGGATCTCGCAGATGCACGTGTCCCGGCTGATCAACCGGTGCTGCGGCCAGGTGCGGGAACAGGTCATGAAGGACGCCGGCGCGTAGCCCGAGGGCAGGCGGCTGGTCGGCGCAGCGGTGGCGGTGGCGGCGGCGGTAGAGGCAGCGGGTCTGGTTGCGGAGCGTTCGTCGGCGATCGGCGATCAGGCAACGGCCATCAGCGGGTTCGGCGGTCGGTGGTCACCTCCGCACCGTGCGAGCCGGGCCCGCCCTGGAGGGGGCGATCGTGTCACCCGCTCGGCCGGTCCCGTCCCGCGAATGGTGTCCGGCCGCGCGCGGCCCCGCGGTGGGCGGGCTGTGATGGCTGCGGAGGCACGACCGCCGTGTCCCCGCAGCCGGCCGAAGGAGCCCACCCCATGTGCCGCAGTGCCCGTGCCCTGTCCGTCGCCGTCCTGGCCGGTGCCGTCCTCGGCCTCGCCGTGCCGGCGGCCTCCGCGGAGCCGACCGCTGCCGCGGAGCCGACCGCGGAGGTCAGCCCGGGCACCGCGTCCCCGGGCGACAGCGTCACCGTCTCCGTCGCCTGCGAACCGACCGGCGGACCGGCGCCCGACACGATCGACGCCGCCTCGGAGGCCTTCGAGGCGGGCAGCGTCAAGCTGAAGCTCGTGCCCGGCGAGGACGACGAGCTCTCCGGCCCCGCCTACGAGGGCACCGCCCGCCTCGCCCCCGCCGAGCACTTCGAGGAGGGCGTGGACGCGGTCGGCCCGGACTCCGCGTGGACCGTCGACGGCACCTGCCCGGCCCCGCCCGGCGGGAAGGGCGCGCAGTGGAGCGTGACGTTCACCGTGCAGCGGGGGAGCGACAAGCCGTGCGCCGAGTCGCACACCGGGTCCTGTGCCACCGGCACCGCCTGCGCTGAGTCGCACACCGGGTCCTGTGCCACCAGCAGCCCCTGCGCTGAGTCGCACACCGGGTCCTGTGCCACCGGCACCGCCTGCGCTGAGTCGCACACCGAGGCCGAGTCCTGCGGCGGCGCGGTCGTCCCGCGCGGGGTCCGGGCGGGTGCGGGCGGCGCCTTCACCGACTCCGTGCCCGCCCTGGTCGCCGGCGGCCTGCTGATCGCGGGCGCGTTCGGCGCGGCCGTCCACCGCCTGCGCCGCAAGGAGCCCGCGACCGACCACTGATCCGGCGGCCGCCCCGTCTCAGCCCCGCACCCCGATGTCACCGTCCGACGGCGGCCGCCTCCGCCGTGTGACCCGCGCAACTCTCATCGGCGCTCATGGCACCCCGTCACCGTGGGTACCCAGAACCCGAGGGAACGACCCGCACCGCACGCGCCCTCACAGCGGCCACCGGACACACCGGACCATGGTCGACGGACGGGAAGAGCAGCCTCACCGGTCCCCTACGGAGGTACGGATGCCGCGGACGGACCCGGAAGGCCACGGCCCCGTCCGCTTCGGGCCGCCGCTCCCCGAGGACGGGCTGCCGGTGCTGCCCGAACTGTCCGCCGTGCTCGCCACCGCGGCCGGCCGCGCGGAGAGCGAACCCGTCGGCGGCGGGCCGGCTCTGCTGGACGCCACGTGCGGACACTGGGACCGGCGCGGGCTGCCCACCGAGGCAGACCGGGTGGTCGCCGCCCCCGGCGCCCCGGCCCTGCTGCTCGCGCTGACCGCCGCGCTCGGCGGTGACGTCCTGGTACCGCGGCCCTGCGCCGCCTGGTGGGCGCCGTACGCGCGCCTGCTGGGGCGACCCGCCTTCCACGTGCCGACCCAGGCCGAGTCCGGCGGTGTCCCGGATCCGTACGCACTCCTGGAGACCGTGCGCCGGGTACGCGCCGAGGGCGGTGACCCCCGGCTGCTCGTGCTGTCCGTCGCCGACGATCCCACCGCCACCGTCGCCCCGCCCGAACTGCTGCACGAGACTCTGGAGGCCGCCGTCGGGGAGGGCCTGCACCTGGTGAGCGACGAGACCTGGCGCGACACCGTGCACGATCCGCACGGCACCGTGCTGCTCAGCCCGGCGGAGATGCTGCCCGACCGGGTCACCGTCCTGACCGATCTGGCCGGCGCGCTGCTGCCGACCGGCTGGCCGGCCGCCGCCGCCCGCTTCCCCGCGGGCGGGTCCGACGGGAACGGTCTGCACGCGCGCGTGCTCGACGTCCTCACCGCGCTCGGCGCCCGCGTCGCCACACCGGTCGCCGCCGCGGCCGCGTACGCCCTGGAGGAGCCCGAGCCGGTCGTCGCCCGCCGCCGGGCCGTCGTACGCCTGCACGCGCGCGTGGCCGCCGCCGCGTACACCGCCGTGACCGCCGCGGGCGCCGTCGCCCGGCCCCCGCAGGCCGGGCGTCACCTCTACGTCGACCTCGATCCCCTGCGGCCCGGGCTCGCCACGCACGGCGTCGACGACGCCCAGGACCTGGAGGACTTCCTCACCGCCCGGCTGGGTATGCCCGCTCCCGGCGGCCACCGCTTCGGCGACGACCTCGGGGCGCTGCGCGTGCGCCTGTCCACCGGCCCGCTGCTGGGCGCGGGTACGGACGAGGAGCGCGCGCACTGCCTCGATTCACCCTCGCCGTTGGAACTGCCACACGTGCGACGCGCGTTGATCCTTCTGGAATCGGTCTTCGACGATCTTCGCGACGACGCTCAGCGACGGGAGCCTTCTCGATGACGCAACAGTCCGAGTCGACCACGAGCACCCCCGCCCGGGACAGCGGTGCTCCGGCGACCCCGACCCCCTTCGCGCCTCCGACCGCGCCCAGACCGCTCGGCGAACGCCGGGTGTGGCCGCGGACCTTCCACGACCGCCTGACCGCCCCGCTGCCCGGCCTCAAGGCCATGGCCCGCTTCGCCCGCGAGGGCGCCATCCGCCCCGGCCGGGAGGGCCTCGCCGACATTCCCCGGCTGCCCTTCGCCCCGGCCCCGCTGCCCCGCGTCGACGCCGGCACGGTCGCCGTCTCCTGGGCCGGGCACGCCAGCTGGGTCGTGCAGATCGGCGGGCTGACCGTCCTCACCGACCCCGTCTGGTCCCGCCGCATCCTCGGCACCCCGGCCCGTATCACTCCGGTCGGCATCGCCTGGAACGACCTGCCGTCCGTCGACGCGGTCGTCATCAGCCACAACCACTACGACCACCTGGACGCGCCCACACTGCGCCGGCTCCCGCGCCACACCCCGGTGTTCGTGCCCGCCGGACTCGCCCGCTGGTTCCACCGCCGCCGGTTCACGAACGTCACCGAGCTGGACTGGTGGGAGGCGGCCGAACTGGACGGAGTGCGCTTCGACTTCGTCCCGTCCCACCACTGGTCCAAGCGTTCCCTCACCGACACCTGCCGCAGCCTGTGGGGCGGCTGGGTCCTCACCGCCCCGGACGGCCGGCGCGTCTACTTCGCGGGCGACACGGGATACGGCCACTGGTTCGCCCGCATCGGGGAGCGCCACCCCGGGATCGACCTCGCCCTGCTGCCGATCGGCGCCTACGACCCCCGCTGGTGGCTGAGCGACGTCCACTGCGACCCGGAGGAGGCGGTCCGCGCCGCGCAGGACCTCGGGGCCCGGCGGATGGCACCCATGCACTGGGCGACGTTCGTCCTGTCGGCGGAACCGGTGCTGGAGCCGCTCACCCGGGTGCGGGCCGCCTGGAAGAAGGCGGGGCTGGACCGCGACGACCTGTGGGACCTGCCGGTGGGAGGCTCCCGCGTCCTCGACCGAACCCCCGGCCTCCCGGCGTACTGACTCCCGCCCCCCTGACTGCTGAGCAGTCGGCCTCCCGGGCCGTTGACTCGGGTGCCGTCGAGCTCCCGAGCTACTGGCTCCGGTGCCACCGGCCTCCCGGCTCCCGGCCTTGCGGCTCCCGCCCACCGCCACGCTCCCGCCCACCGCTGGGCTCCGGCGCCCCACTGGGCTCCCGCCCACCGACCGCCGCGCTCCCGACTGCCCGCCCGCCCCGCTGCCGGGTTTCGAGTTATCCGAGGGGCCGGTTACTGCGCCGCAGTCCTCCGGACGCGCCGCCACAGGCTTGGTGCCGCGCTGATCAGCACGGTCAGGGCGACCGCCGCGACCACGCCCTTCCAGGGCTCGCTGAACAGCGAGCCGCCGAGGATCCCGATCAGCTGGTAGGTCACCGCCCAGGCCAGACACGCCGGCAGGTTCCCCCGGGCGAACCTGCGCATCGGCCACTTCGCCATCAGACAGGCCAGCATCACCGGGATCCGGCCCGCCGGCACCAGCCGGGACAGCACCAGCACCGCCACCCCGTGGTCGGCGAGCTTCTCCTGGGCCTGACCGAGCCGGTCCTCGGGGGCACGGGAGCGGAGCGCCTCCAGCCAGCGCGAGCCGTTCTTCGACCGCATCCCGCGTCGCCCCAGCCAGTACAGCGTCGCGTCCCCGAGGAACGCGGCCGCCGACGCCGTCACGAACACGATCGCCAGCGCGAGCGGCGCCGCCTGGTGGAACGCCACCACGGCGGCCGAACTCACCAGCGCGCCGGTGGGCACGACCGGCACCAGCGCCCCGATCAGCACCAGCAGGAACAGCGTGGGATAGCCGATCGCCTGGTGGGTCGACGCGAACGGCACGGTCGTCGGAAGGGCGGCGAGCCAGGTCACCGGGCGGCCTCCAGCCGGACGCTCTCCCCGTGCCCGAGCCGGTGCACCGCCACCTCGGGCGCGCGCTCGGCCGCCCGGCGCACGAACTCCTCGCCCGGCGTGTGGAACTCGTGCGGGCGCACGGCGTCCATCCCGATCGGCCAGTACGTGCCGTAGTGCACCGGCACCGCGCTGCGCGGTCCCAGCCGGGCCAGCGCCTCGGCGGCCCGCCCCGCGTCCAGATGCCCCTCGCCGAGGTACGGGCCCCAGCCGCCCACCGGCAGCAGCGCCACGTCGACCGGCCCGACCTCCTTGGCCATCTCGTCGAACAGGCCGGTGTCCCCGGCGAAGTACGTGCGGGCCTCCCCCTCGACGACATAGCCGAGGGCGGGGGAGCGGTGCGGACCGAGCGGCAGCCGCCGCCCGTCGTGCAGGGCGGGCACCACCCGTATCGCCAGATCGCCGACCCGTATCTCGTCACCGGGCGCCACCTCGCGCACCTGGAGATGCGTGAGCCGGCGCAGCCCCGGTACCGCCCGTGGTGCGCCCCGGGGCACGAGCAGGCGCGTGCCCGGGGTGAGCCGCGCGAGCGACGGGACGTGCAGATGGTCGGCGTGCAGGTGGGAGACCAGCGCCACGTCGGCGTGCCAGGCGCCGGGCGGCGGGAGCGCGCCCCGGCGGCGGCGCAGATGCGCCAGCCGACGGGCGAACAGGGGATCGGTGAGCACGCGGACGTGCGAGTCCACGACCGTGCAGGTGGCGTGACCCCACCAGGTGATCTCCACCGGCACCTCTTTGCCTCCTTCGCGCGACTCCCCGAAGCCTACGGGCAGGAGTAGGGTCGGCGGCGAAACCCGGAGGTGAGGGGGGGCTCCATGGGACACATGCGCGGTGCCTACGGCACGCCCGGTCCGTTGCGCGTCACGGCGATCGCCAGCCTGACGCCCCTTCAGGAACTGGACGACGACCCCTTCCTGGTGGACTCCCGCAGCCAGCACGCGATGTGCGCCCGCTGGGCCGCCGAGCGGGGCCACGTGGTCACCCGGGAACTCCTCGTGTGCGCGCTGCGTCCCGACCACGACGTCCTGTGGGAAGGCGTACGGCCCGGCCGTGACCTGTTCGTCGCGCCGAGCCTGCGCGTGCTGCGCAGCGCGCTGTCGTCGGTCGACGAGTTCACCGCAGAGTGCGCGCGCCGCGGGGTGCGGGTGGAGACGGTCGGCCGTGCGGAACCGTCGTACGACGCCCAGATGAAGGCACGGGTGCACCGGCGGCTGTCCATGCCGACGGCCGGGTACGACGGGCGGTAGCCCGCGGAAGGATGCGGCGGGAAGCCCTGGGACCCGCGGTGGACCGCGGCGGGACGGGCGGTGGACCGCGGCAGCGGTGCCGCGAAACCCCGTATGACAGGCTTGGCTCAGGCCCGCACCGACGACGGGCCGGGGACGTGAGGTGCGGGGCGTGCGTGCGGGGCGTTGGCGGCGGGTGGCCAGTCAGGTCGGGCGGAGCGTCGCCGTGTGGGCCGTCTCCACCCTCACGATGTTGCTGCTGGCCGGACTCCTGCCGGACTTCCGGCTCCAGTCCGCCGACGACGACAGCGCCACCCGGATCGCCGTCACCGCCGCGTTCGGCGCCGGCGCCTTCGGTCTCCTGTCGGCCCTCGCCTGGCCCCTTCTCGTGCGGCTGCTGCTGCTCGTGCCCGCGCTGGTGCTCGGGCTGCTGGTGTTCTTCCTCAACGGCGCGCTGCTGCTGCTCGCGCTGCGGCTGAACCCCACCGAGCAGGGCGACGCCGCCCCGGAGACCGCGGTCGTGGTGGCCGCCGTGATGTCCGCCGTCGCCTCCGCGACCGGCGCCGCCCTGGCCGTCCGCGACGACGACGCCTACCGGCGCCGCCTGTACCGCCTCGCCGACCGCCGCCGCCGATCCGGCCCGGCCGGCCCCGCCACTCACGGCATCGTGTTCATGCAGCTCGACGGCGTCGGCCACGACGTGCTGCTGGACGCGGTCGGCAAGGGCCTGATGCCCACCGTCGCCCGCTGGCTCGGCGTCGGTGACGGTCTCGGCGCGGCCCGCAGAGGCACCCACCGCCTCACTCCCTGGCGCACCGACTGGTCCAGCCAGACCGGCGCCAGCCAGCTCGGCATCCTGCACGGCAGCAATCACGACGTGCCCGCCTTCCGCTGGTACGAGAAGGACCGCCGCGAGGTGATGGTCTGCAACCGCCCGACCAGCGCCGCCGAACTCCAGCGCCGTGCCGTCGAGGCCACCGGTGACGACGGGCTGCTCGGCGTCGACGGCGCCAGCCGCGGCAACCTGTTCTCCGGCGGCGCCGAGCAGCAGGCCCTCGTGCTGTCCATAGCCACCCGCCGCCGCAGCCGCGAGACCCGCTCCCGGGCGGGCTACTTCGCCTACTTCTCCGACCCGGCCAACGCGGTGCGCACCGCCATGTCCTTCGTCGCCGACGTCGGCCGGGAGATCGGCGAGTCCACCCGGGCGCGCGTGCGCAAGGCCCGCCCCCGGGTGGGACGCGGCGGCCTCTACCCCTTCATCCGCGCGTTCGCGACCGTCGTCGAACGCGATGTCGTCGTCGCCGCCGTCACGGGCGACATGCTCGCGGGCCGCACCGCCGTCTACGCCGACCTCGTCGCCTACGACGAGGTGGCCCACCACTCGGGGCCGACCAGCCGTGACGCCGAGAAGGTCCTCGAACGTCTCGACCGCTCCCTCGCCCTGATCGAGAACGTCGCCGAGCACGCCCCGCGTCCCTACCGGATCGTGGTGCTCTCCGACCACGGCCAGAGCCCCGGCGAGACCTTCCGCGCCCGCTACGGCCTCACCCTCGGCGACCTGGTGCGGGCCGGCTGCGGGCTGCCCGTGCCGCGCAGGGCGCGCCGCACCCACAGCGGCGCCGAGGCCCGCGCGGCCGTGCGCACCGCGCTGCGCCGGCCGGTCGAGGAGGTCGGTGAGCAGTACCGGCCCGCACGCGGCTCCGAGCCGATCGTGCTGGCCTCGGGCAACCTGGGCCTGGTCTCCTTCCCGGACGTGCCGCACCGGATGACCAAGGAGGAGATCGACGCCCGCCACCCCGCCCTGCTGACGACCCTCGCCAACCACCCCGGCATCGGGTTCCTGCTGGTGCGCAGCGAGCGGCACGGCGGGGTGGTCCTCGGCCCGTTCGGCACGGAGATCCCGCTGGACGACCTCGACGAGAAGCCCGGCCCGCTCGCCGACTTCGGCCCCGGAGCCGCCGACGCCGTCCGCCGCACCCACTCGTTCCCGCACACCGCCGACATCATGGTCAACTCCTGGTACGACCCGGTCGAGGGAGAGGTCCTCGCCTTCGAGGAGCAGATCGGCTCGCACGGCGGTCTCGGCGGCGCCCAGGGGAAGGCCTTCCTGCTGTCGCCGCTCACCCTGTCCGCCCCCGTCGAGGACGGGGCGGAACTGGCCGGCGCCGAGCACATCCACCGCGTGCTGCGCCGCTGGCTGCGCGAGACGGACGGCC carries:
- a CDS encoding type 1 glutamine amidotransferase domain-containing protein, coding for MRIAFLTAPEGVEQVELTDPWQAAKDAGHEPVLVSTRSGEIQAFNHLDKADTFRVDEVVGETSADSFGGLVLPGGVANPDFLRMDEKAVAFVRDFFAQGRPVAAICHAPWTLVEADVVRGRVLTSWPSLRTDIRNAGGTWVDEQVKVCDHGTNKLVTSRKPDDLKAFCETYLEVFGQETA
- a CDS encoding CBS domain-containing protein, yielding MTADLVKDVMTAGVVAVRPDSSLVEAAQLMRAQDIGDVLVADGQHVVGVLTDRDITVRAVADGIDPLTVSAGSVCTPDPVIVAPDDPVSAAVALMRAHAVRRLPVVEDGMPVGMVSLGDLAEAQDPDSALADISRAAPDSVRESNGRETL
- a CDS encoding DUF2795 domain-containing protein, with translation MQRGSDRLSRHRDDEMKHELQGLLRSGHPTRTEEWHDPEPTADDDPQIAGGPVAPGRAGASLEAVRLELARILGRGSFPASTGDLVHVLRRKNAPDPLTEAVGRLPRKERYANVQELARAVTRREDRQ
- a CDS encoding thiamine pyrophosphate-requiring protein, with protein sequence MSTKVSDHVLRRLREWGVEQVFGYPGDGINGLLAAWGRAENQPRFIQSRHEEMSALQAVGYAKFSGRLGVCVATSGPGAIHLLNGLYDAKLDHVPVVAIVGQTHRSAMGGSYQQEVDLHALFKDVASEFLETVTVPEQLPNVLDRAIRTAYARRCPTAVIIPGDVQELDYSPPTHEFKMVPSSLDRSSWTAIPSEESLQRAAEILNSGDKVAILVGQGAAGARAEVERVAEMLGAGVAKALLGKDVLSDELPYVTGSIGLLGTRPSYELMRDCDTLLTIGSSFPYTQFLPEFDKARGVQIDIDPHMVGMRYPYEVNLVGDAKATLQRLILLLDAERGERDWYETVCANVKRWRGVMERRALQSADPINPEYVAHTLDALLPSDAIVTSDSGSAANWYARHLTMRPGMRGSLSGTLATMGCGVPYAIGAKFAHPDRPVIALVGDGAMQMNGLAEMITAAKYRDLWEDPRLVVAVWNNHDLNQVTWEMRAMGGAPSFLPSQELPDVRYAEFARSLGLTGIRVEKPEDVEAGWRAGLEADGPAVIEFLTDPAVPPVPPHATWDQMEATAASILRGDADSASMVRQGFKAKVQEFLPGREKK
- a CDS encoding RNA polymerase sigma factor SigF, whose translation is MPTQVSAKHHPHDDAPDTAEAFRRLAELPPGPERDTLRGQIVEAWLPMADRLAGRFRSRGESLDDLRQVAALGLVKAVDRYDPERANAFESYAVPTITGEIKRHFRDHMWTLHVPRRIQDLRNRVRFAGQDLSQTISGRRPTVAEIAEHAQMSEDDVRAGLEALESFTALSLDAELPGSDDGYSLSDALGSSDPALDTVVDREAVRARLAALPERERAILYMRFFKDMTQSRIAEQLGISQMHVSRLINRCCGQVREQVMKDAGA
- a CDS encoding aminotransferase class I/II-fold pyridoxal phosphate-dependent enzyme — encoded protein: MPRTDPEGHGPVRFGPPLPEDGLPVLPELSAVLATAAGRAESEPVGGGPALLDATCGHWDRRGLPTEADRVVAAPGAPALLLALTAALGGDVLVPRPCAAWWAPYARLLGRPAFHVPTQAESGGVPDPYALLETVRRVRAEGGDPRLLVLSVADDPTATVAPPELLHETLEAAVGEGLHLVSDETWRDTVHDPHGTVLLSPAEMLPDRVTVLTDLAGALLPTGWPAAAARFPAGGSDGNGLHARVLDVLTALGARVATPVAAAAAYALEEPEPVVARRRAVVRLHARVAAAAYTAVTAAGAVARPPQAGRHLYVDLDPLRPGLATHGVDDAQDLEDFLTARLGMPAPGGHRFGDDLGALRVRLSTGPLLGAGTDEERAHCLDSPSPLELPHVRRALILLESVFDDLRDDAQRREPSR
- a CDS encoding MBL fold metallo-hydrolase; amino-acid sequence: MTQQSESTTSTPARDSGAPATPTPFAPPTAPRPLGERRVWPRTFHDRLTAPLPGLKAMARFAREGAIRPGREGLADIPRLPFAPAPLPRVDAGTVAVSWAGHASWVVQIGGLTVLTDPVWSRRILGTPARITPVGIAWNDLPSVDAVVISHNHYDHLDAPTLRRLPRHTPVFVPAGLARWFHRRRFTNVTELDWWEAAELDGVRFDFVPSHHWSKRSLTDTCRSLWGGWVLTAPDGRRVYFAGDTGYGHWFARIGERHPGIDLALLPIGAYDPRWWLSDVHCDPEEAVRAAQDLGARRMAPMHWATFVLSAEPVLEPLTRVRAAWKKAGLDRDDLWDLPVGGSRVLDRTPGLPAY